The region GATATGTGTAGCCTATGGTTCTTATTAGTGGGTTTACGTGGTGTTTTAGGTAATCGACCCCTATGAAGTAGACTACGTGGTTATTAATCCTGGAGTTTCTAAGTATGGTGTAGTTGAAGTAGCTGTTGTGTGACCATGCGTGTATTATGTCTGCTTTTCTTAGGATTTCGTTTGGTATTTCTCTTGGTATTGTTAGGTCTGGGTATATTAGTCGTGTTGCTTTGATTCTGTGTATGTGTACTCCGTTTATTTCTTCGTCTTTGGGTCTTTCTGTGGCTCCGTATGTACTTGTTATTACGTGGACCTCGTGGCCGAGTTTTACCTGTTCCTCGGCTAGGTATTTAATTGCGTTTTCTAGTCCTCCTATTACGGGCCAGTAGTGGTGGTGCGTGTGTACTATTATCATGTTATGGGAGTCCTAGTTCTTTGATTAGTGCTTTTGTTGTGTTTTTTATGGCTTCTTTGCTGTTCATTTTTGGTTTCCAGCCTAGGTTTTTCAGTTTGTCTATTTTTAGGGCTATTTTCTTTACGTCTCCTGGCCATCCTACGCCGTGGAGTACTGGTTTGTGTATGATTCTTCTTTCGGTGCCTAGTGTGTTTAGGATTGTTTTTACGACTTCGTCTACGGTTATCCAGTCTTCGTTTGCTACGTTGTATACTTCGAAGTCTGTGATTGTTTTTTCGTGGGCTGTTAGTATGGCTTCTATTGCGTCGTCTATGTATACGTAGCTCCTTATCTGTGTTCCGTCTCCTAGGACTTCTAGTTCTTCGTTGTTTTGTTTGATTTTTATTATCATGTCATGTACGATGCCGTGTCTTAGTCTTGGTCCTACGACGTTTGCGTATCTTAGAATGATTGCTTTGATTCCGTAGAGTTTGGTGTATGCGTGTATTAGGTTTTCGCATGCTGCTTTGCTTGCTCCGTAGACTGACACGGGCTTTATTGGTGCGTTCTCGTCTACGGGTATTTCCTCTGGTTCTCCGTATACGGTGCTTGATGATGCGAAGACGAGCCTCTTCACGTCTTTCTTTCTCATGGCTTCGAGTAGGTTGAAGGTTGCAACGACGTTTTCGTTGAAGTGTATTTCTGGGTCTGTGGTGCTCACCCTGACTTCTGGGTTTGCTGCGAAGTGGAAAATTACGTCTACGTTTACGACTGCCTTTAGGGCATCGTCTTTAATTTTCAAGTCCCCTTTCATGAATTCCACCTTGTTTAATACGTGGCTTATGTTTTCTATTTTCCCACTGCTTAGGTTGTCTATGATTCTTACCTGGTAGCCTCTTTGTAAGAGTTTATCTACTAGGTGGCTTCCTATGAATCCTGCTCCGCCTGTTACTAGGGCTTTCATGTTATAATGTTGTGTACCTTATATGTTTTTCATTATTATTGTTTTAGTATCGGTCATGATTTTTGTTAGAACGTTATGCTTCTTCAATAGCTTTATCGATTCTTGATAACATTATGAGATCCTTTGTCATTCTGATGGTCTTGGTTTTTATGTTCATGTTTGATATTCCTTTAGGCCGTTGTTGAATCCTTTTAGTATGTGTTTGATGTGCCATGGTCTGTAGAGTGTTAGTAGTGTTAGTGAGGTGAGTATGTACCATATGCGTTGTGGTGTGTGTTTTTGGTGTTTTAGTATGAATTGTATGTGGTTTCTTGCTTTCCAGTAGAATCTCTGTGATTCTGGTATGGTTAGTCTGTCTCCGCCTTCTTCCATTCCGAGGTGTATGACGTACGTTTTTGGGTCTATGAGTAGTTTGTAGCCCATTTTCTTTATTTGTTCTTGTACGTCGCTTTCTTCGCGGTATCCTGTTGGTGTTTCGAAGAGTTTATCATACCTTACTTTAGCGGCTATGTCTTTCCTTGTCATGTAGAAGTGTGTTAGGTATTCTGCGTATCTAGGTCCTTTTTCAACGTTTAGAAATATGAAGCCTGTGATTTTTGTTAATGGGTCTGCTATGTTTATTGGGGTGTTCAGGAAGAAGTCCGGGTCTGCCGTCCTTCTTCTGGCCATTATGACTCTGCCGCCCACTGCCCCTACCTCTTTGAGTTTCCTGAGCCAGAGGGCCATGCGTGCTAGGGAATCTGCTTTGGGGAGTATGTAATCATCGTCTGCCATAACGATGTACTCGGCGTCTAACTCGCTTGCAATCTCTAATAATTTGTTCCTGGCGTTTACGGATCCTCTTCTGCCTCTGTATAGTTCGTATATGATTTCGACGTTATTTTGTGATTTCCTGGCTTCCTCTAATACCTTTCTATACATGTTTATCTCTGTGTCATCGGGGGAGTCCGCTGCCACCACTAGGTAATCCACATAGCCTTTAATCCAGCTGGGTAGTGTTAATTTCAGTATGTGGGGTCTACGGTATGAGGGTATTAAGACCGCTATCCTAGGTCTTCTATTCATTGTAAATGCCTGGTCTTAGGATGTGATGTGTATGTCATGGCCCTTGATGCCATGTACTCGGCCACTTTCTTCATGACTTCCTCGATGCCCCCTATTACGGGGTGGTAGAGTGGTGCTACGTGGACGATTCTCATGTTGGGTGTCTTGCTTGGTTGGTGCGGTGTTTATGGGTCTTTTGTGAGTTCTTCGAGGGCTTTTGTGAGTTGTGGGAAGGCCTTTTCGAGGTTTTCCTTCAATGCTTCCTTTATTAGGTCGTAATCGCTTTTTCCGTGTTTTCTGAGCCAGTCTTGAACAGCCTTCTTATCGCTTTCCACTTGTTCTCCGTAGAGTTTAATGAGTTGTGCTAGGTTCTCTTCTATGCTCTTCTTATGTCCCTGTACTGCTATGTATATTGTTGCTTTTTCGTCGCCGTCTCTTTTTACTATGATTTTCCAGCAGCCTTCATGTAGGGTTTGGTGTTCTTGTATGGTGAAGCCGTGCTCCTTCAGCTTCTCCTCGACTTGCTCTAGGTTATTTACGTGTTCCCTATCTATTAGGATGATGTAGGTTCTTACCGTGGTTTTTGAGAATAGGAGGGCTAGTCCTCTAATGGCTACAGTGAGCCCTCCATAAGTGATGGGAGCCCGTGGGATCCTGATGATCTTGCTATGGTTATACTTTTCGGCGACTCCGCGGAGGATCCTGCGCTCTCTACCGCCGTCGCCTATGATTGCGTAGATGTTTGCGGGGCCTAATTCTCCCTCTTCCACTCTCATGTTCCTATCCTATAGCTTTAGTTCGTCTATGATTTTTCTCACGTCCACGCCGCTTTCGAATAGCTCCTCTACCTCGTCTAGTTCCATGGCCTTCCATTCCACGGTGTCGTCACGTGTCTTCCTTAGTATGATGACTCTGTAATCCTCGGGTTTGGTCTTCGCCGATGTTAGTGCGTAGAGTAGGTCTATGCTGTGGGTGGTTAGGACAACCTGCCTGTCTGATGAGGAAAGCCATTCAATTAGTAGTTCTAGGAGGCTTGGGTGCATTGCAACTTCCACGTCGTCCCACAGGATCATTTTGGGGTTTAGGTACTCGGTTGTTAGGTACATTAGTACGAATCTCTTTATGCCTTCGCCCATGGAGTCTATGTCTATGTAGAGTGGGCCTGTGGAGTCCTTAACCTCGGAATCCTTAACCTCTTTTCGTAGGCAGAGCCTCTCCCTCCTCACTAGGACTTCCGTAAATCTGTCGTAGACTGCTTTTGAGATGAAGTCCTCCGCGACTTTCCTGTGTATACCCTGCTTCTCGATCCATCTTAAAACCTCCTCTTTGAGCACGAAATCCGTGAGGGTTTCGTAGTAGTTGGTGTGGTTTGGTATGTAAAGGGCTGTTATGTTTCTTTCAGAGCCGTGTCCCAGGGCTTTTATGAATTCTTGATAGGTTGTGAGGGGGACTTCCTTACCATTGAGTTGGATCTTTGGGTTGCCTTGGCTGTCAAGTGTTATTTCGACATTATCAACACTCCACTTTTCAGGGCCAACTTCAAACTCGACTTTACGGGCCAACTCGTAGGTAATACGTGCCTCTCCAAAGTACCCGTAGATTAGGGATGGGGGGCTACCATGGAGTTTCTCTACGAAGTCTTTGAAGGATGTATTGTAGGGTGGTGGTAGAGTGGGGAAGGGTATTGTTAGTAGGTAGAGTGCTTCTAGGATTGCTGTTTTGCCTGCGTTGTTTCTACCGATGATTACGTTGAACCTTGATAGTTCCAGGGGTTTCGTGAGTCTTCTTATACCCCTGAACTCCTTGATGTCGATTGTTTTCACGAGCATGTTCTTCAGCCCTATTCTCTACAGTGGTGTTGGTGTGGTGCTATTTAAATGGTTGGGTATGTGTTTATTGTTTAAGTGTCTGGGCCTATGTGTGCGTGGCTGTGGATTGGGGTTGAGTATGTTTGTTTCTTTTAGTATTCTGGCTTCGTCACGGTGGGTGTTGGGTCTGTGTGGCTTTAGTATGGAGTATAGTCTCATACCTATGTTAATGGGTGCTTCTGCTGTTAGGTGCAGGTGTTTTTCAATGGCTCCTCTGGGTATGGGGTCCTTTAAGGATTCAGCACTGTTTACCTTACTCCGTAGGCTCTTGAGTATGTTCGTGTAGCTCATGGTCAATGTGAGCTTCTGTTTCAGGATCATGGGTTCTTACTTAGTGATGGAAGAGATTTTTTGTTGTAAATCATGGTCGCAGTTCACCATCATGTATATCTCCTTCTTCTCCATGTTCGTCTTACGTCTTGCTAAAGCGGGTATTAGTTGATCTGTTCTACGGCGTTTGTGTATTATTGCCACGATTATATGATCGGGATTTGGCTTTGGGATTTCGGGTTGGAAGCGTCCCTGCTTTATTGCTTCTATGGTTTTCTGTAGTTTCTCTATATCCTCTATGTTTGGTCGTTCGGTTTCCTCAACTATTACTATGTGGTTCTTCGTCACGATTGCGTAGTCGGCGTGTTTCATGTTAAGTAATCCTTTACTTTTAATGAGTTCTTCCAGGTCTATTTTCTTCATACTGTCTCAGCATTATTGATGCTCTTTGGTTGGCGAGTTCCTCGTCCACCTTTGCGAATTCATCCTCTGGTATGCCCTCCTCGTCTACATGTAGTTGTTCCACGGTGGTTGCGCCCTTGGTCTCGTCGGCTTTTAATAGGTAGGCCGCGACTTTGTATGGCTTTAGTACCTGGTTCTTCGTGATTCCTAGTTCTTTCAATTTCTCTTGTTTTAACCTGGAGGCCATGATTAGGTTGTTGAAGATGGCTAGGAGTGTAGGGCTGTGTGTGGTTATTATTACTGTTTTTCCTCTGTTCACGGCGTTTGCCACTAGTTTGGCAAAGGCTATCTGTGCGCTTGGGTGGAGGTGGGCCTCGGGTTCCTCTATGATTACAATGTAGGGCTCTTCATGATTTGCTAGTGCAAGTGCGGTTGTTAGGACTTCACGTATGCCCGATGGCGCTTGTGAGAAGTGTAGCCTTTTGCCGTTCCACATCTTGAGGTAGATGGTGTAGACTCCTCCTTCGAGGGTAATGTTTAGGTCGCAGCCTAATTCTCTGAGTAGGGGCTTAATTATGTCGAG is a window of Vulcanisaeta thermophila DNA encoding:
- a CDS encoding glycosyltransferase family 2 protein is translated as MNRRPRIAVLIPSYRRPHILKLTLPSWIKGYVDYLVVAADSPDDTEINMYRKVLEEARKSQNNVEIIYELYRGRRGSVNARNKLLEIASELDAEYIVMADDDYILPKADSLARMALWLRKLKEVGAVGGRVIMARRRTADPDFFLNTPINIADPLTKITGFIFLNVEKGPRYAEYLTHFYMTRKDIAAKVRYDKLFETPTGYREESDVQEQIKKMGYKLLIDPKTYVIHLGMEEGGDRLTIPESQRFYWKARNHIQFILKHQKHTPQRIWYILTSLTLLTLYRPWHIKHILKGFNNGLKEYQT
- a CDS encoding SDR family NAD(P)-dependent oxidoreductase gives rise to the protein MKALVTGGAGFIGSHLVDKLLQRGYQVRIIDNLSSGKIENISHVLNKVEFMKGDLKIKDDALKAVVNVDVIFHFAANPEVRVSTTDPEIHFNENVVATFNLLEAMRKKDVKRLVFASSSTVYGEPEEIPVDENAPIKPVSVYGASKAACENLIHAYTKLYGIKAIILRYANVVGPRLRHGIVHDMIIKIKQNNEELEVLGDGTQIRSYVYIDDAIEAILTAHEKTITDFEVYNVANEDWITVDEVVKTILNTLGTERRIIHKPVLHGVGWPGDVKKIALKIDKLKNLGWKPKMNSKEAIKNTTKALIKELGLP
- a CDS encoding HepT-like ribonuclease domain-containing protein, with product MILKQKLTLTMSYTNILKSLRSKVNSAESLKDPIPRGAIEKHLHLTAEAPINIGMRLYSILKPHRPNTHRDEARILKETNILNPNPQPRTHRPRHLNNKHIPNHLNSTTPTPL
- a CDS encoding AAA family ATPase, which encodes MLVKTIDIKEFRGIRRLTKPLELSRFNVIIGRNNAGKTAILEALYLLTIPFPTLPPPYNTSFKDFVEKLHGSPPSLIYGYFGEARITYELARKVEFEVGPEKWSVDNVEITLDSQGNPKIQLNGKEVPLTTYQEFIKALGHGSERNITALYIPNHTNYYETLTDFVLKEEVLRWIEKQGIHRKVAEDFISKAVYDRFTEVLVRRERLCLRKEVKDSEVKDSTGPLYIDIDSMGEGIKRFVLMYLTTEYLNPKMILWDDVEVAMHPSLLELLIEWLSSSDRQVVLTTHSIDLLYALTSAKTKPEDYRVIILRKTRDDTVEWKAMELDEVEELFESGVDVRKIIDELKL